In Atribacterota bacterium, a genomic segment contains:
- the rpiB gene encoding ribose 5-phosphate isomerase B, which produces MNKINKIAIASDHGGYELKNEIINYLKEKLCIYKDFGCYDSKPVNYPDYALKVGKAIVNNEYQFGILICGTGIGMSIAANKIKGIRASLCHDTFSARMAKEHNNANILTMGGRVMGKGLAREIVKVWLMTEFSQESRHIVRLQKVEDIYEQI; this is translated from the coding sequence ATGAATAAGATTAATAAAATTGCTATAGCCAGTGATCATGGTGGATATGAACTAAAGAACGAGATTATCAATTATTTAAAAGAGAAGCTCTGTATCTATAAAGACTTCGGATGCTATGATTCAAAGCCTGTAAACTATCCTGATTATGCTTTGAAAGTTGGTAAAGCCATTGTAAATAATGAGTATCAATTTGGTATTCTTATCTGTGGTACTGGCATCGGAATGTCAATTGCTGCAAATAAAATCAAAGGAATCAGGGCTTCTTTATGCCACGATACCTTTTCTGCCCGAATGGCAAAAGAACATAATAATGCTAATATTTTAACAATGGGGGGAAGGGTGATGGGGAAGGGTTTGGCAAGAGAAATAGTTAAAGTTTGGTTGATGACTGAATTTAGCCAAGAAAGTCGTCATATTGTTAGATTACAAAAAGTCGAAGATATTTATGAGCAGATATAA
- a CDS encoding cytidine/deoxycytidylate deaminase family protein produces the protein MSRPSWDEYFMQIAILVSSRSTCLRRKVGAIIVKDKRILTTGYNGVPRALAHCGEVGCLRVKMGIPSGKNQELCRGLHAEQNAIIQAALHGISIQNSILYCTEQPCITCSKMIINAGIIKVIYLNSYPDELARKLLGEAGVEEIRYAEKCR, from the coding sequence ATGTCCAGACCATCGTGGGATGAATATTTTATGCAAATTGCCATACTGGTGTCAAGCAGGTCCACCTGTTTAAGAAGGAAGGTAGGGGCAATCATTGTAAAGGATAAACGTATCCTAACCACCGGCTATAACGGTGTGCCAAGAGCTTTAGCCCATTGTGGGGAAGTGGGTTGTTTACGTGTGAAAATGGGAATTCCTTCAGGAAAAAACCAAGAATTATGCAGGGGATTACATGCTGAACAGAATGCTATTATTCAAGCCGCATTACATGGTATCAGTATCCAGAATAGCATTCTTTATTGTACTGAACAACCATGTATTACCTGTAGTAAAATGATTATTAATGCTGGTATTATTAAGGTTATTTACCTGAATAGTTATCCAGATGAATTAGCTAGAAAATTATTAGGAGAAGCCGGGGTAGAGGAAATTCGTTATGCAGAGAAATGCAGATAA
- the prfA gene encoding peptide chain release factor 1, which yields MFKVLDDIEKEYQSLNQQLSQPEIIANQEQFQKLAKRHSEIARIAQLYIEYKKIEQEILENEQFRTNEQDPELKEMINEELELLNQKKDKIKDSIQELLNPEDPRNKKNIIVEIRAGAGGEEAALFVSDLFRMYSRFAERNHWKVEVMNSNPTEIGGFKEIIFGISGKNVFGSLKQESGVHRVQRIPVTESGGRIHTSTITVAILPEAEEIEMEINYNELKIDRFRSTGPGGQSVNTTDSAVRITHLPTGIVVTCQDEKSQHKNKAKALKILRARLLDRIQGEHNKEIEQQRRKQVGTGDRSERIRTYNFPQNRVTDHRINVNFYNLEDILDGNLFEIIEHF from the coding sequence ATGTTTAAGGTATTAGATGACATTGAAAAGGAATATCAGTCTTTAAATCAACAATTATCCCAACCGGAAATAATTGCTAATCAGGAACAATTTCAAAAATTGGCTAAAAGACATAGTGAAATTGCCAGGATTGCCCAGCTTTATATTGAATACAAAAAAATTGAGCAGGAAATCCTGGAAAATGAGCAGTTTAGAACAAATGAGCAAGATCCTGAATTAAAAGAAATGATTAATGAAGAATTAGAATTGCTCAATCAAAAGAAGGATAAGATAAAAGATTCTATACAGGAATTATTAAATCCGGAAGATCCCAGAAATAAGAAAAATATCATTGTGGAGATCAGGGCTGGTGCTGGGGGAGAGGAAGCAGCACTTTTTGTAAGTGATTTGTTTCGGATGTATTCCCGTTTTGCAGAAAGAAACCACTGGAAGGTAGAAGTGATGAATTCTAATCCCACTGAAATTGGCGGTTTTAAGGAAATTATCTTTGGTATTTCTGGTAAAAATGTCTTTGGTTCCTTAAAACAAGAAAGTGGGGTACATAGAGTACAGAGAATCCCTGTTACTGAATCGGGAGGCCGAATTCATACCTCTACGATTACTGTAGCTATCTTACCGGAGGCTGAAGAAATTGAAATGGAAATTAATTATAATGAGTTGAAGATTGATCGTTTTCGTTCAACCGGTCCCGGAGGACAGAGCGTTAATACTACCGATTCTGCAGTAAGAATTACCCATCTTCCCACCGGGATTGTGGTTACCTGTCAGGATGAAAAATCTCAGCATAAAAATAAAGCCAAAGCACTGAAGATATTGAGAGCACGCTTATTGGATCGTATACAGGGGGAACATAACAAGGAAATCGAACAGCAGAGGAGAAAACAGGTGGGCACTGGAGATCGGAGTGAACGCATTAGAACTTATAATTTTCCGCAAAATCGTGTTACCGATCATCGTATTAATGTAAATTTCTATAATTTAGAGGATATATTGGACGGTAACTTATTTGAAATTATTGAACACTTTTAG
- the prmC gene encoding peptide chain release factor N(5)-glutamine methyltransferase — MTAIFLNNSLEQKNEQYIGDLLSKGKLLLERSGNNTAEQESVLLLSYLLDREKSYLFLNRHLPVSRIKIKRYYRWIRERRMGIPIQYITGFQNFMGLELAVSEGVFIPRAETEILVEKVIQLIEMIPEKKQFCLMDIGVGCGAIPIAICYYLQKKNKYMNFHAVDISIEAIKLASMNAKKFHCQKNIYLYQGNLFQPCQKNNYLNTFDGIISNPPYLSQTEWNSLPDEIRLFEPPGAFLGGEKGLNFYEKIIFDAPAFLKPGGFLALEIGHQQKYDVYRMIKNNTNFQKEIIAFSDYYQHDRGIIAFKNS, encoded by the coding sequence ATGACGGCTATTTTTTTAAACAATTCCCTAGAGCAAAAAAATGAACAATATATCGGAGATCTTCTCAGCAAAGGTAAACTATTATTAGAAAGAAGTGGCAATAATACAGCTGAGCAGGAATCTGTTTTATTGCTGAGTTATTTATTAGACAGGGAAAAGAGTTATTTATTTCTGAATAGACATTTACCAGTTTCTCGAATAAAAATAAAACGATATTACCGGTGGATTAGAGAAAGAAGAATGGGGATTCCTATTCAATATATTACTGGTTTTCAGAATTTTATGGGATTAGAATTGGCTGTATCAGAAGGAGTATTTATTCCAAGAGCAGAAACAGAGATACTGGTGGAGAAAGTTATACAATTGATTGAGATGATACCTGAGAAAAAACAATTCTGTTTAATGGATATAGGTGTTGGTTGCGGAGCAATACCTATTGCTATTTGCTATTATTTGCAAAAAAAGAATAAATATATGAATTTCCATGCTGTTGACATTTCTATAGAAGCTATTAAATTAGCTTCAATGAATGCTAAAAAATTTCATTGTCAGAAAAATATTTACCTCTATCAGGGAAATCTCTTTCAACCTTGCCAGAAAAATAATTATTTGAATACTTTTGATGGGATTATCTCCAATCCTCCTTACCTGAGCCAAACAGAGTGGAATAGCTTGCCTGATGAAATTCGTCTTTTTGAACCACCGGGAGCGTTCCTGGGAGGAGAAAAAGGTCTTAATTTCTATGAAAAGATAATATTTGATGCCCCTGCATTCTTAAAACCCGGTGGATTTTTGGCTTTAGAAATTGGTCATCAACAAAAATATGATGTTTACCGGATGATAAAAAATAATACCAATTTTCAAAAAGAAATCATCGCCTTCAGTGATTATTATCAGCATGATAGAGGTATTATAGCATTTAAAAACAGCTAA
- the upp gene encoding uracil phosphoribosyltransferase produces the protein MKEVIILDHPLIQHKLTMIRNKKTDVKDFREIVEELSNLMAYEVTRDITLKDIKIETPIAKTTGKIIAGKKMAIVAILRAGLGMVGGILRLIPSAKVGHVGIYRDPKTLKPISYYAKLPEDIDKRDVIVVDPMLATGGTAVATIEYIRRFTKSTIKFMCLVAAPEGIKMIRKNYKDVLIYTATVDEGLNEHAYIVPGLGDAGDRLFGTK, from the coding sequence TTGAAAGAAGTAATAATCTTGGATCATCCCTTAATTCAGCATAAATTGACCATGATCAGAAATAAGAAAACAGATGTAAAGGATTTTCGGGAAATTGTGGAAGAATTGTCTAATTTGATGGCTTATGAAGTAACTAGAGATATCACCTTGAAGGATATCAAAATTGAAACCCCCATTGCTAAAACTACCGGCAAAATCATTGCTGGTAAAAAAATGGCAATTGTAGCTATATTGCGGGCTGGACTGGGAATGGTTGGCGGAATTCTACGCTTAATACCTTCCGCAAAAGTAGGTCATGTTGGTATATATCGTGATCCGAAAACACTTAAACCGATTAGTTATTATGCTAAATTACCGGAAGATATTGATAAAAGGGATGTTATTGTCGTTGATCCAATGTTGGCTACCGGGGGGACCGCAGTAGCAACGATTGAATATATTAGAAGGTTTACCAAATCTACTATAAAGTTTATGTGCTTGGTTGCTGCTCCTGAGGGTATCAAAATGATTAGAAAAAACTATAAAGATGTTTTAATTTATACTGCTACCGTTGATGAAGGATTAAATGAACATGCCTATATAGTGCCTGGTTTAGGAGATGCCGGAGATCGCCTATTTGGCACGAAATAA